Proteins encoded by one window of Vibrio panuliri:
- the agaV gene encoding PTS N-acetylgalactosamine transporter subunit IIB has protein sequence MPNIVLSRIDERLVHGQVGVQWVGFADANIIVVVNDEVAQDSIQQNLMEMVLADGIAIRFWTVQKTIDTIHKAADRQRILLVCRTPKDFRQLVEGGVPISNINVGNMHYVEGKKQIAKTVSVGTEDVAEFERLKALGVKCTIQGVPTESATDLFTLI, from the coding sequence ATGCCAAATATCGTTTTAAGTCGTATTGACGAGCGTCTAGTTCACGGCCAAGTAGGTGTGCAGTGGGTAGGTTTTGCTGATGCCAACATCATCGTGGTGGTGAATGACGAAGTCGCTCAAGACAGCATTCAACAAAACCTAATGGAAATGGTACTTGCCGATGGCATCGCTATCCGTTTTTGGACGGTGCAAAAAACCATCGACACCATCCATAAAGCAGCAGATCGCCAACGCATTCTATTGGTTTGCCGCACACCAAAAGACTTCCGTCAGTTGGTGGAAGGCGGCGTGCCAATTAGCAATATCAACGTAGGTAACATGCACTACGTAGAAGGAAAAAAACAAATTGCCAAAACAGTTTCAGTCGGCACTGAAGACGTCGCGGAATTTGAACGATTAAAAGCGCTAGGAGTGAAGTGCACCATTCAAGGTGTGCCAACTGAAAGCGCAACTGACCTCTTTACTCTTATCTAA
- the agaW gene encoding PTS N-acetylgalactosamine transporter subunit IIC, with the protein MEIGLLQALMLGILAFFAGLDLFNGLTHFHRPVVLGPLVGLILGDLQTGILVGGTLELIWMGLAPLAGAQPPNVIIGTIVGTAFAITTKVEPNVAVGVAVPFAVAVQMGITLLFSAMSAVMSKCDEYAQNADTDGIERVNYMALAVLGSFYFLCAFLPVYLGAEHAEKIVEVLPKDLIDGLGVAGGIMPAIGFAVLMKIMMKNAYIPYFILGFVAAAWLQLPILAIAAAATAMAIIDFMRKTEPTPVTAPAEDFEDGI; encoded by the coding sequence ATGGAAATAGGACTCTTACAGGCACTGATGCTCGGCATCCTAGCCTTCTTTGCTGGCCTAGATTTATTTAACGGTCTCACTCACTTCCACCGCCCTGTGGTACTTGGTCCGCTCGTTGGTCTAATTTTAGGCGACTTGCAAACGGGTATCTTAGTCGGCGGTACGCTAGAACTGATTTGGATGGGTCTTGCACCACTTGCAGGCGCTCAGCCACCAAACGTTATCATCGGTACTATCGTAGGTACGGCTTTCGCTATCACTACCAAAGTTGAGCCTAATGTCGCGGTTGGTGTCGCGGTACCATTCGCGGTCGCAGTACAGATGGGTATCACCCTACTCTTCTCTGCTATGTCAGCAGTGATGTCTAAATGTGATGAGTATGCGCAAAATGCCGATACTGATGGCATCGAACGCGTCAACTACATGGCACTTGCTGTACTGGGCTCTTTCTACTTCCTATGCGCATTCTTACCCGTCTACTTAGGAGCTGAACACGCAGAAAAAATCGTTGAAGTACTACCAAAAGACCTGATTGATGGTCTGGGTGTAGCCGGCGGTATCATGCCAGCGATCGGTTTTGCCGTACTGATGAAAATCATGATGAAGAACGCTTACATCCCTTACTTCATCCTAGGTTTTGTCGCAGCAGCATGGCTACAACTCCCTATCCTAGCAATTGCAGCCGCTGCGACAGCGATGGCAATTATCGACTTTATGCGCAAAACAGAACCAACTCCTGTAACTGCACCAGCTGAGGACTTTGAAGATGGAATCTAA
- the agaE gene encoding PTS N-acetylgalactosamine transporter subunit IID, translated as MESNVSNELDLRSQNADVQPAPGVAQDEYENKEIGAELTKADINRMAWRSLLLQASFNYERMQASGWLYGLLPALKKIHTNKADLSKAMQGHMGFFNTHPFLVTFVMGIVLAMERSKQNINSIQSTKIAVGAPMGGIGDAMFWLTLLPICGGIGADLALQGSIMGAVFFIVLFNVVHFGLRFGLAHYAYRMGVAAIPVIKANTKKVGHAASMVGMTVIGALVATYVRLSTTAEITAGDAVVKLQADVIDKLMPAFLPLVYTLGMYALVKRGWSPLKLIGITVVLGVVGRFMGFL; from the coding sequence ATGGAATCTAATGTAAGCAACGAACTCGACCTCCGTAGCCAAAACGCTGACGTGCAACCTGCTCCAGGCGTGGCTCAAGATGAGTATGAGAACAAAGAGATTGGCGCAGAGCTAACGAAAGCGGACATCAACCGCATGGCATGGCGTTCACTACTGCTCCAAGCATCATTTAACTACGAACGTATGCAGGCTTCTGGTTGGTTGTACGGCCTACTTCCTGCACTGAAGAAGATTCACACCAATAAAGCTGACCTTTCCAAAGCTATGCAAGGTCATATGGGCTTCTTCAATACTCACCCATTCTTGGTGACATTCGTTATGGGTATCGTACTGGCGATGGAACGTTCTAAACAGAACATCAACAGTATTCAAAGCACCAAGATTGCCGTTGGTGCGCCAATGGGCGGTATCGGTGATGCAATGTTCTGGCTAACGCTACTCCCTATCTGTGGTGGTATCGGTGCCGACTTGGCATTGCAAGGCTCAATCATGGGTGCGGTGTTCTTTATCGTCCTATTTAACGTGGTGCACTTTGGTCTACGTTTTGGCTTAGCTCACTACGCATACCGTATGGGTGTGGCAGCAATTCCTGTCATCAAGGCCAACACTAAGAAAGTCGGCCATGCAGCATCCATGGTTGGTATGACGGTTATCGGTGCACTGGTTGCAACTTACGTACGCCTATCAACCACCGCTGAAATCACCGCTGGTGACGCAGTAGTCAAACTCCAAGCAGACGTTATCGACAAGCTAATGCCAGCGTTCCTACCACTGGTTTACACCTTAGGTATGTACGCCCTTGTTAAACGTGGTTGGAGCCCACTAAAACTTATCGGTATCACTGTGGTACTTGGCGTTGTTGGCCGCTTTATGGGCTTCCTATAA
- the agaF gene encoding PTS galactosamine/N-acetylgalactosamine transporter subunit IIA, producing the protein MIAVILSGHGGFASGLAKAVFQVIGEQPQFKFIDFPEEATTPQLEAAMRDAIKEIDSGEGIVFLTDLLGGTPFRTASLISQERDDIQVVTGTNMQMAAEMLLERDELNLIEFRDQAVECGHRGITSLAAEMALKAEHADTVEEDGI; encoded by the coding sequence ATGATTGCAGTTATTTTATCTGGCCACGGTGGCTTCGCTTCAGGTCTTGCTAAAGCGGTTTTTCAAGTAATTGGTGAACAACCTCAGTTTAAATTTATCGACTTTCCAGAAGAAGCAACCACACCACAACTTGAAGCGGCGATGCGTGACGCTATCAAAGAAATCGACTCTGGTGAAGGCATTGTATTCCTGACTGATCTACTAGGTGGCACTCCATTTAGAACCGCATCACTAATCAGCCAAGAGCGCGACGATATTCAAGTTGTTACAGGCACAAACATGCAAATGGCAGCGGAAATGTTACTTGAACGCGATGAACTCAACTTAATCGAATTCCGTGACCAAGCAGTTGAGTGTGGACATCGAGGAATCACCTCTTTGGCTGCCGAAATGGCACTCAAAGCCGAACACGCAGACACGGTAGAAGAAGATGGAATCTGA